In one Magallana gigas chromosome 9, xbMagGiga1.1, whole genome shotgun sequence genomic region, the following are encoded:
- the LOC105349102 gene encoding uncharacterized protein produces the protein MGTRVHDPLFHYETHFPERLSRLHLTPDLGPQSPQRRNRRTRSSRQDVRYKTQPVTFDEIQEVDEENIHDENAAEEIKSMQAFSRSMDGLLPKVGTKAGKKAPKNAESRLTETAEDGQNKENVDRPVSEKQTNTNVSGLPPTGLSRDPRRQRMTAKAKRRQMMAEAREGE, from the coding sequence ATGGGAACACGAGTACACGACCCGCTGTTCCACTATGAGACTCACTTTCCTGAACGACTTTCTCGTTTGCACTTGACCCCTGACCTTGGGCCACAGTCTCCACAGAGGAGGAATCGTCGGACGAGGTCGTCTCGGCAGGATGTCCGGTATAAAACACAGCCGGTGACGTTCGATGAAATTCAGGAAGTGGATGAAGAGAACATTCATGACGAAAACGCGGCTGAAGAAATTAAGTCTATGCAGGCATTTTCTAGATCAATGGACGGTCTCTTGCCGAAAGTCGGCACCAAAGCGGGAAAGAAAGCGCCCAAAAATGCGGAGTCTAGATTAACCGAAACTGCGGAGGACgggcaaaacaaagaaaatgtcGACAGACCTGTTAGTGAGAAACAAACGAACACTAACGTTTCTGGCTTGCCGCCAACTGGACTGTCACGTGACCCAAGACGCCAACGGATGACGGCGAAGGCAAAGCGCCGCCAGATGATGGCGGAGGCGCGGGAAGgggaataa